CACGCTGAGCGCGCCGGCGTCGAGCAGCAGCTGCGCGCCGAAGCGGGGCTCCTTCTGGAGGAAGACGGCGGTGAGCACCCGGAGCAGGTGCCCGTGGGCGACGAGGACGACGTCACCGGCGGTCATGGCACTCGTGGCGCGGCGCACGACCCGTGAGGCCCGCGCAGCCACCTCCTCCACGGACTCGCCGGGCGTCTCGCCGGGGGCGACGCCATGCTCGAAGACGGTCCAGTCGTAGCCCAGGTGCTCACGGACCTGGGGCGTGGTCAGGCCCTCGTAGGCGCCGTAGTCCCACTCGACGAGGTCGTGGTCGAGCTCGGGCCGCAGGCCGGCCAGCTCGGCCGTCCGGCGGGCCCGCTCCAGGGGAGAGGACAGCACGAGCGTGAAGTCGAAGTCCTCCAGGGCCCCGGCGAGACCGCTGGCGGCCTCCTCCCCGGCCGGGGTGAGCGGCAGGTCGGTGACGCCGGTGTGCTGGCCGGTGCGAGACCACTCCGTCTCGCCGTGTCGCACGAGCACGAGCCTCCCCTCCGGCTGCCTCAGGGTCGTCGTCTGCTCGGTCTGCACCTCTGCGGTCTCCACCCGCGTCACCCTACGGTCTGCCACAGTGGGCCCATGAGGCTGCCGTTCCGCTTGCTGAATGTCTTCGCCAACGAAGGCGACCCGTTCTCGGGCA
This genomic interval from Knoellia sp. p5-6-4 contains the following:
- a CDS encoding histidine phosphatase family protein; this translates as METAEVQTEQTTTLRQPEGRLVLVRHGETEWSRTGQHTGVTDLPLTPAGEEAASGLAGALEDFDFTLVLSSPLERARRTAELAGLRPELDHDLVEWDYGAYEGLTTPQVREHLGYDWTVFEHGVAPGETPGESVEEVAARASRVVRRATSAMTAGDVVLVAHGHLLRVLTAVFLQKEPRFGAQLLLDAGALSVLEFERGLPAVRMWNRPA